A DNA window from Schistocerca gregaria isolate iqSchGreg1 chromosome 2, iqSchGreg1.2, whole genome shotgun sequence contains the following coding sequences:
- the LOC126335285 gene encoding serine/threonine-protein phosphatase 2A catalytic subunit alpha isoform, which yields MEDKASLKELDQWIEQLNECKQLTESQVKTLCEKAKEILTTESNVQEVKCPVTVCGDVHGQFHDLMELFRIGGRSPDTNYLFMGDYVDRGYYSVETVTLLVALKVRYRERITILRGNHESRQITQVYGFYDECLRKYGNANVWKFFTDLFDYLPLTALVDGQIFCLHGGLSPSIDTLDHIRALDRLQEVPHEGPMCDLLWSDPDDRGGWGISPRGAGYTFGQDISETFNHSNGLTLVSRAHQLVMEGYNWCHDRNVVTIFSAPNYCYRCGNQAAIMELDDALKYSFLQFDPAPRRGEPHVTRRTPDYFL from the exons ATGGAAGATAAGGCATCGTTGAAAGAATTGGACCAATGGATAGAACAATTAAATGAATGCAAACAACTGACAGAAAGTCAAGTAAAAACTCTCTGCGAAAAG GCGAAAGAAATATTGACAACAGAGTCCAATGTTCAAGAAGTGAAATGCCCAGTGACTGTTTGTGGCGATGTCCATGGACAGTTCCACGACTTGATGGAACTGTTTCGAATAGGTGGCCGCTCTCCAGACACAAATTATCTTTTCATGGGAGATTATGTTGATCGTGGCTATTACTCCGTGGAGACAGTGACACTTTTAGTTGCTTTGAAG GTTCGTTATCGAGAAAGAATAACTATTCTTCGTGGCAATCATGAATCACGGCAAATTACGCAAGTTTATGGCTTTTATGATGAGTGTTTGCGCAAGTATGGTAATGCTAATGTGTGGAAATTCTTCACGGATTTGTTTGATTACCTGCCTTTGACAGCCCTTGTTGATGGGCAGATTTTTTGTCTGCATGGTGGCCTTTCACCATCAATTGATACGCTTGATCATATACGGGCACTTGATCGCCTGCAGGAAGTTCCACATGAG GGTCCAATGTGCGACTTGCTTTGGTCTGATCCGGATGACAGAGGTGGTTGGGGCATATCACCTCGTGGAGCCGGTTACACCTTCGgacaggatatttcggagacattcaATCACTCAAATGGCCTGACACTGGTGTCTCGTGCACATCAACTTGTAATGGAAGGCTATAACTG GTGTCACGATCGCAATGTTGTTACAATCTTCTCTGCTCCAAATTACTGTTACCGTTGCGGGAATCAAGCGGCTATAATGGAACTGGATGATGCTCTCAAGTACTCGTT